One Spinacia oleracea cultivar Varoflay chromosome 4, BTI_SOV_V1, whole genome shotgun sequence DNA segment encodes these proteins:
- the LOC110782617 gene encoding agamous-like MADS-box protein AGL12 isoform X1, producing MARGKVQLKRIVNPVHRQVTFCKRRAGLLKKAKELSVLCDADVGVVVFSPQGKLYELSTKGTMQGLIERYMKCTSGFLPAESETDVHKRLLESKDEVNMMTQEIKLLEKGLCFRSIFGGAEGAMTLDELHALEKHLESWIYQIRATKMKIMSQEIQVLKNKEGVLRAANKYLQQKVEEQCGFFNVEPLTTNIPYALTIPNEIYEY from the exons ATGGCGCGTGGTAAGGTGCAACTGAAGAGGATAGTGAATCCAGTGCATAGACAAGTTACTTTCTGTAAGAGAAGAGCTGGTTTGCTTAAAAAGGCTAAGGAGTTGTCTGTTCTTTGTGATGCTGAtgttggtgttgttgttttTTCACCTCAAGGCAAGCTCTATGAACTCTCTACTAAAGG AACCATGCAAGGGCTGATTGAGAGGTACATGAAGTGCACCAGTGGTTTTCTCCCGGCTGAATCCGAGACGGACGTACATAAGCGCTTGCTG GAATCCAAGGACGAAGTAAACATGATGACTCAAGAGATCAAATTGCTGGAGAAAGGGCTCTG TTTCAGGTCCATATTTGGAGGGGCTGAAGGAGCAATGACATTGGATGAGTTGCATGCACTAGAGAAGCATCTCGAGTCATGGATCTACCAAATTCGTGCTACCAAG ATGAAAATTATGTCTCAAGAGATTCAAGTTTTGAAGAACAAG GAGGGTGTCCTGAGGGCCGCAAACAAGTATCTTCAGCAAAAG GTTGAAGAGCAATGTGGATTTTTTAACGTTGAACCACTAACAACTAACATCCCTTATGCACTGACTATACCAAATGAAATATATGAATACTAG
- the LOC110782617 gene encoding agamous-like MADS-box protein AGL12 isoform X2 yields MARGKVQLKRIVNPVHRQVTFCKRRAGLLKKAKELSVLCDADVGVVVFSPQGKLYELSTKGTMQGLIERYMKCTSGFLPAESETDVHKRLLESKDEVNMMTQEIKLLEKGLWSIFGGAEGAMTLDELHALEKHLESWIYQIRATKMKIMSQEIQVLKNKEGVLRAANKYLQQKVEEQCGFFNVEPLTTNIPYALTIPNEIYEY; encoded by the exons ATGGCGCGTGGTAAGGTGCAACTGAAGAGGATAGTGAATCCAGTGCATAGACAAGTTACTTTCTGTAAGAGAAGAGCTGGTTTGCTTAAAAAGGCTAAGGAGTTGTCTGTTCTTTGTGATGCTGAtgttggtgttgttgttttTTCACCTCAAGGCAAGCTCTATGAACTCTCTACTAAAGG AACCATGCAAGGGCTGATTGAGAGGTACATGAAGTGCACCAGTGGTTTTCTCCCGGCTGAATCCGAGACGGACGTACATAAGCGCTTGCTG GAATCCAAGGACGAAGTAAACATGATGACTCAAGAGATCAAATTGCTGGAGAAAGGGCTCTG GTCCATATTTGGAGGGGCTGAAGGAGCAATGACATTGGATGAGTTGCATGCACTAGAGAAGCATCTCGAGTCATGGATCTACCAAATTCGTGCTACCAAG ATGAAAATTATGTCTCAAGAGATTCAAGTTTTGAAGAACAAG GAGGGTGTCCTGAGGGCCGCAAACAAGTATCTTCAGCAAAAG GTTGAAGAGCAATGTGGATTTTTTAACGTTGAACCACTAACAACTAACATCCCTTATGCACTGACTATACCAAATGAAATATATGAATACTAG
- the LOC110782774 gene encoding 12-oxophytodienoate reductase 1-like isoform X3, with product MGSNPAITDLFTPYQMGSFHLSHRVVLAPLTRQRSYRNVPQPHAILYYSQRTTNGGLLISEATGVSDTAQGYTDTPGIWTKEQVEAWKPIVDAVHEKGGIFFCQLWHVGRVSNEDLQPNGNAPISCTDKPVTPQDQANGTINAEFSTPRRLTTEEIPSIVNDFRLAARNAIEAGQGFAFVFGDKRQNR from the exons ATGGGTTCAAATCCTGCAATCACCGATCTTTTTACCCCTTATCAAATGGGTAGCTTCCATCTTTCTCATAG GGTTGTTTTAGCGCCACTGACTAGACAGAGGTCATATAGAAATGTTCCTCAACCTCATGCAATTTTATATTATTCTCAGCGGACTACAAATGGAGGTTTACTCATATCTGAAGCAACTGGAGTTTCTGACACTGCTCAAGG GTATACAGATACACCTGGTATATGGACAAAAGAGCAAGTTGAAGCATGGAAACCTATTGTTGATGCTGTGCATGAAAAAGGAGGTATATTTTTCTGTCAGCTATGGCATGTTGGACGGGTTTCAAATGAAG ATTTGCAGCCTAATGGCAATGCTCCAATCTCTTGCACAGATAAGCCTGTAACACCACAAGATCAGGCCAACGGTACAATTAATGCAGAGTTCTCGACTCCAAGGCGGCTAACAACAGAAGAGATACCTTCAATTGTGAATGATTTTAGACTAGCTGCTAGGAATGCCATAGAAGCTG GTCAGGGTTTTGCGTTTGTTTTTGGcgacaaaagacaaaatagataA
- the LOC110782774 gene encoding 12-oxophytodienoate reductase 1-like isoform X1, with amino-acid sequence MGSNPAITDLFTPYQMGSFHLSHRVVLAPLTRQRSYRNVPQPHAILYYSQRTTNGGLLISEATGVSDTAQGYTDTPGIWTKEQVEAWKPIVDAVHEKGGIFFCQLWHVGRVSNEDLQPNGNAPISCTDKPVTPQDQANGTINAEFSTPRRLTTEEIPSIVNDFRLAARNAIEAESNRPPSYTGFSLTSGISTSIILD; translated from the exons ATGGGTTCAAATCCTGCAATCACCGATCTTTTTACCCCTTATCAAATGGGTAGCTTCCATCTTTCTCATAG GGTTGTTTTAGCGCCACTGACTAGACAGAGGTCATATAGAAATGTTCCTCAACCTCATGCAATTTTATATTATTCTCAGCGGACTACAAATGGAGGTTTACTCATATCTGAAGCAACTGGAGTTTCTGACACTGCTCAAGG GTATACAGATACACCTGGTATATGGACAAAAGAGCAAGTTGAAGCATGGAAACCTATTGTTGATGCTGTGCATGAAAAAGGAGGTATATTTTTCTGTCAGCTATGGCATGTTGGACGGGTTTCAAATGAAG ATTTGCAGCCTAATGGCAATGCTCCAATCTCTTGCACAGATAAGCCTGTAACACCACAAGATCAGGCCAACGGTACAATTAATGCAGAGTTCTCGACTCCAAGGCGGCTAACAACAGAAGAGATACCTTCAATTGTGAATGATTTTAGACTAGCTGCTAGGAATGCCATAGAAGCTG AATCTAATCGACCACCTTCTTACACAGGCTTCTCTCTTACATCAGGCATATCCACTTCAATCATTCTAGACTAA
- the LOC110782774 gene encoding 12-oxophytodienoate reductase 1-like isoform X2, whose translation MGSNPAITDLFTPYQMGSFHLSHRVVLAPLTRQRSYRNVPQPHAILYYSQRTTNGGLLISEATGVSDTAQGYTDTPGIWTKEQVEAWKPIVDAVHEKGGIFFCQLWHVGRVSNEDLQPNGNAPISCTDKPVTPQDQANGTINAEFSTPRRLTTEEIPSIVNDFRLAARNAIEAGFSLTSGISTSIILD comes from the exons ATGGGTTCAAATCCTGCAATCACCGATCTTTTTACCCCTTATCAAATGGGTAGCTTCCATCTTTCTCATAG GGTTGTTTTAGCGCCACTGACTAGACAGAGGTCATATAGAAATGTTCCTCAACCTCATGCAATTTTATATTATTCTCAGCGGACTACAAATGGAGGTTTACTCATATCTGAAGCAACTGGAGTTTCTGACACTGCTCAAGG GTATACAGATACACCTGGTATATGGACAAAAGAGCAAGTTGAAGCATGGAAACCTATTGTTGATGCTGTGCATGAAAAAGGAGGTATATTTTTCTGTCAGCTATGGCATGTTGGACGGGTTTCAAATGAAG ATTTGCAGCCTAATGGCAATGCTCCAATCTCTTGCACAGATAAGCCTGTAACACCACAAGATCAGGCCAACGGTACAATTAATGCAGAGTTCTCGACTCCAAGGCGGCTAACAACAGAAGAGATACCTTCAATTGTGAATGATTTTAGACTAGCTGCTAGGAATGCCATAGAAGCTG GCTTCTCTCTTACATCAGGCATATCCACTTCAATCATTCTAGACTAA